A window from Peromyscus leucopus breed LL Stock chromosome 8a, UCI_PerLeu_2.1, whole genome shotgun sequence encodes these proteins:
- the Abracl gene encoding costars family protein ABRACL isoform X1 — MNVDHEVNLLVEEIQRLGSKNADGKLSVKFGVLFRDDRCANLFEALVGTLKAAKRRKIVTYTGELLLQGVHDDVDIVLLQD; from the exons ATGAATGTGGATCATGAGGTTAACCTCCTAGTGGAGGAAATTCAGCGCCTGGGCTCTAAAA ATGCTGATGGGAAGTTAAGCGTGAAGTTTGGGGTCCTCTTCCGGGACGACAGATGTGCCAACCTCTTCGAAGCGTTGGTAGGAACTCTGAAAGCTGCAAAACGAAGGAAGATCGTCACATACACAGGGGAACTGCTTCTTCAGGGTGTTCACGATGACGTTGACATTGTGTTGTTGCAAGATTAA
- the Abracl gene encoding costars family protein ABRACL isoform X2: MCGWVLCTWRRFRGAVLQSWPAMNVDHEVNLLVEEIQRLGSKNADGKLSVKFGVLFRDDRCANLFEALVGTLKAAKRRKIVTYTGELLLQGVHDDVDIVLLQD; this comes from the exons ATGTGTGGGTGGGTTTTGTGCACTTGGCGTCGGTTTCGTGGTGCGGTTCTGCAGAGCTGG ccAGCAATGAATGTGGATCATGAGGTTAACCTCCTAGTGGAGGAAATTCAGCGCCTGGGCTCTAAAA ATGCTGATGGGAAGTTAAGCGTGAAGTTTGGGGTCCTCTTCCGGGACGACAGATGTGCCAACCTCTTCGAAGCGTTGGTAGGAACTCTGAAAGCTGCAAAACGAAGGAAGATCGTCACATACACAGGGGAACTGCTTCTTCAGGGTGTTCACGATGACGTTGACATTGTGTTGTTGCAAGATTAA